One region of Flavobacterium pisciphilum genomic DNA includes:
- a CDS encoding PepSY domain-containing protein — translation MILSFWRYSHLALALFSSLFLLVASVTGIILAVDAVQEKTLPYRATNFDTITLEQTLPVLKKLYPEITELSVDHNQFVTLQAIDQDGNDVNAYIDPLTAKEIGTPLKKTEFIQWVTAFHRSLFLKETGRFFVGFISFLLFLISISGFVLVVKRQLGVRKFFSKVTKDYFSQYYHIVLGRLSLIPILIIALTGTYLTLERFNFFMDKEKKQQEKSITVAEQKDDKTSIFKHTLLSDVKKIEFPFSDDPEEYYIIQLSDREIEVNQVTGALVTEKLSPTRTQLALLSLNLHTGKTNAIWAIILGITCLNILFFIYSGFAMTLKRRASRIKNKCKADESKFILLAGSENGSSLRFANAIHKQLIANGEKVFLSELNNFKTFPKAEHIIIFTSTHGLGDAPSNGDKFASILKKHNQEHKVHFSVVGFGSKIYPSFCGFAYEIDAALEKQNWANRLLEVQTINDKSAEEFVNWVRLWSDKTGIPLSPTPSLYNEVPKGLQKLTVIDKTLVTDSEHTFILTLRAGSSTKFTSGDLLAVYPANDNRERLYSIGNHSGNVQLVVKLHSHGLGSSYLNDLELGSVIKARILKNQAFYFPKNSPKVAFISNGTGIAPFLGMIEQNKTKTETHLYCGFRMETETVSGYKKFAETMIQKQHLHGFHLALSREAEHFYVMDLINRDANFFVDLLLQGGVIMICGSLAMQKDVETALDVLCLSKQTKSILDFKNNGQILTDCY, via the coding sequence ATGATTCTTTCTTTTTGGCGTTACTCTCACTTGGCTTTGGCTTTGTTTTCTTCTTTGTTTCTACTAGTTGCATCTGTTACAGGTATAATTTTGGCAGTTGATGCTGTACAAGAAAAAACACTTCCTTACCGAGCAACAAATTTTGATACAATAACTCTAGAACAGACATTGCCTGTTTTAAAAAAGCTATATCCTGAAATTACAGAATTAAGTGTAGATCACAATCAATTTGTAACACTTCAGGCTATAGATCAAGACGGTAATGATGTCAATGCTTATATTGATCCATTAACCGCCAAGGAGATTGGTACGCCTTTAAAAAAGACAGAATTTATTCAATGGGTAACCGCTTTTCATCGTTCTTTATTTTTAAAAGAAACAGGACGTTTTTTTGTTGGGTTTATCTCATTTTTACTTTTTTTAATTTCGATTTCAGGTTTTGTACTTGTTGTTAAAAGACAACTAGGAGTCCGTAAATTCTTTTCGAAAGTAACCAAAGATTATTTTTCTCAATACTATCACATTGTCTTGGGAAGATTGAGTTTAATACCAATTTTGATTATTGCGCTCACTGGAACTTATCTAACATTGGAAAGGTTTAACTTTTTCATGGATAAAGAAAAAAAGCAGCAGGAAAAATCAATTACGGTTGCGGAACAAAAAGATGACAAAACATCTATATTCAAACACACTCTTTTATCAGATGTTAAGAAGATAGAATTTCCTTTCTCTGATGATCCTGAAGAATATTATATTATTCAATTGAGTGACCGTGAAATTGAAGTTAATCAGGTAACTGGGGCTCTAGTAACAGAGAAACTTTCTCCAACGAGAACACAATTAGCTCTTTTAAGCCTTAATCTTCATACCGGAAAAACCAATGCTATTTGGGCAATAATTCTTGGAATTACGTGTCTAAACATTCTGTTCTTTATTTATTCTGGTTTTGCAATGACTTTAAAAAGAAGAGCAAGCCGAATCAAAAATAAATGCAAAGCTGATGAAAGTAAATTTATCTTATTAGCTGGTTCTGAAAACGGAAGTTCTTTGCGATTTGCCAATGCAATTCACAAGCAATTGATTGCAAACGGTGAAAAAGTTTTCTTGAGCGAATTGAACAATTTTAAAACTTTCCCCAAAGCAGAACACATTATTATTTTTACATCAACACACGGTTTAGGTGACGCCCCTTCTAATGGAGACAAGTTTGCATCTATCCTAAAAAAACACAATCAAGAACATAAAGTTCATTTTTCTGTTGTTGGGTTTGGATCAAAAATCTATCCTAGCTTTTGCGGTTTTGCTTATGAAATTGATGCTGCATTAGAAAAACAAAATTGGGCTAATCGTTTACTTGAAGTTCAGACTATAAATGATAAATCTGCCGAAGAATTTGTAAACTGGGTTAGATTATGGAGTGATAAAACTGGAATTCCGTTATCTCCAACACCTTCTTTGTATAATGAAGTTCCTAAAGGATTACAGAAATTAACAGTAATAGATAAAACTCTTGTTACTGATTCAGAACATACTTTTATACTTACTTTACGTGCAGGAAGCAGCACCAAATTTACTTCAGGTGATTTACTAGCCGTTTATCCTGCAAATGACAATAGAGAACGCCTCTACTCTATTGGAAATCATTCAGGCAATGTGCAATTAGTTGTAAAACTGCATTCACATGGCTTAGGCTCTAGTTATTTAAATGATCTTGAACTTGGTTCTGTCATTAAAGCAAGAATTTTAAAGAATCAAGCTTTTTACTTTCCTAAAAATTCTCCTAAAGTGGCTTTTATTTCAAACGGAACTGGTATTGCTCCTTTCCTTGGAATGATTGAACAAAATAAAACAAAAACAGAAACTCATTTGTATTGTGGTTTCAGAATGGAAACTGAAACTGTTTCTGGATATAAAAAGTTTGCTGAAACCATGATTCAGAAGCAACACCTTCATGGTTTTCATTTAGCATTATCACGTGAAGCAGAACATTTTTATGTAATGGATTTGATAAACCGTGATGCTAATTTCTTTGTTGATTTATTATTACAAGGTGGTGTCATTATGATTTGTGGTTCATTGGCTATGCAAAAAGATGTAGAAACTGCTCTTGATGTATTATGCCTATCTAAACAAACCAAAAGCATATTGGACTTTAAAAATAATGGGCAAATATTGACTGATTGTTATTAG
- a CDS encoding ankyrin repeat domain-containing protein: MKKSIVYLGIALVALVTNANASNTNFKSHINDKYIIQNYDRSPLNVAISQGDIEAVKKFIDYGADVNKILNGMTPLMAAARYNKVEIIKFLISKGASLDTKNERGYTALKYAEVSKAKDAVELLKSILKK, encoded by the coding sequence ATGAAAAAGTCGATCGTCTATTTAGGGATTGCTTTAGTTGCCTTAGTGACTAATGCAAATGCATCAAACACTAATTTTAAATCACACATTAATGACAAATACATTATTCAAAATTATGACAGAAGTCCTTTGAATGTTGCAATCAGTCAAGGTGATATTGAAGCAGTGAAAAAATTTATTGATTATGGAGCTGATGTAAATAAAATATTAAATGGAATGACTCCATTGATGGCAGCGGCTCGCTATAATAAAGTTGAAATTATTAAGTTCTTGATCTCAAAAGGGGCAAGCTTAGATACTAAAAATGAGAGAGGATATACTGCTTTGAAGTATGCTGAAGTTTCAAAAGCAAAAGATGCTGTAGAACTTTTAAAAAGTATCCTTAAAAAATAG
- a CDS encoding M42 family metallopeptidase, whose amino-acid sequence MSTKSILNDTSIAFLESYLNNASPTGYESDGQKIWMDYLKPYVDTFITDTYGTAVGVINPDAPYKVVIEGHADEISWYVNYITDDGLIYVIRNGGSDHQIAPSKRVNIHTKKGIVKGVFGWPAIHTRLRDKEEVPKISNIFIDLGCETKEEVEKMGVHVGCVITYPDEFMILNENKFVCRAIDNRMGGFMIAEVARLLHENKVKLPFGLYITNSVQEEVGLRGAEMITKTIKPNVAIVTDVCHDSTTPMIEKKIEGDTKIGLGPVITYAPAVQNNLRELIIDAAETNKIPFQRLASSRVTGTDTDAFAYSNGGVASALISLPLRYMHTTVEMVHRDDVENVIKLIYESLLKIENEETFSYFK is encoded by the coding sequence ATGAGTACAAAATCAATCTTAAACGATACTTCAATTGCTTTTCTAGAAAGCTATCTTAATAACGCTTCTCCTACTGGTTATGAAAGCGATGGTCAAAAAATTTGGATGGATTACTTAAAGCCTTATGTTGATACTTTTATTACTGATACATACGGAACTGCAGTGGGTGTTATAAACCCAGACGCTCCATATAAAGTAGTTATTGAGGGGCATGCAGATGAAATTTCATGGTATGTAAACTATATTACTGATGACGGATTAATATATGTGATTCGAAATGGTGGATCTGATCACCAGATTGCTCCATCAAAAAGAGTTAATATTCATACTAAAAAAGGAATTGTTAAAGGAGTCTTTGGATGGCCAGCAATTCATACAAGATTACGTGATAAAGAAGAGGTTCCAAAAATCAGCAATATTTTTATTGATTTAGGTTGTGAAACCAAAGAGGAAGTTGAAAAAATGGGAGTTCATGTAGGTTGTGTAATTACCTATCCTGACGAATTTATGATTCTAAACGAAAATAAATTTGTTTGTCGTGCTATCGATAACAGAATGGGTGGTTTTATGATTGCCGAAGTAGCTCGTTTGCTACATGAAAACAAAGTAAAACTTCCATTTGGATTGTACATTACAAATTCTGTTCAAGAAGAAGTTGGTTTGCGTGGTGCTGAAATGATTACCAAAACTATCAAACCTAATGTAGCTATTGTTACTGATGTTTGTCACGATTCAACTACTCCTATGATTGAAAAGAAAATTGAAGGGGATACAAAAATTGGTTTAGGACCAGTTATTACTTACGCACCTGCTGTACAAAATAATTTACGTGAACTGATAATTGATGCTGCTGAAACTAATAAAATTCCGTTTCAACGTTTAGCATCTTCTCGTGTTACAGGAACTGATACTGATGCGTTTGCATACAGCAATGGTGGAGTAGCTTCAGCTTTAATTTCTCTTCCATTACGATACATGCACACTACTGTAGAAATGGTTCATCGTGATGATGTAGAAAACGTAATTAAATTGATTTACGAATCATTACTTAAAATTGAAAACGAAGAAACTTTTTCTTATTTCAAATAA
- a CDS encoding DUF2271 domain-containing protein: protein MKSIFKIALTGALICLLSVQASAQASKYKCMLQMSNYMGEGAYIVVSLINAKGEYEKTLYVMGDDKKWYNTLKEWNKFHSKKPSDNISAKTGASVTGGDRSITTIEIEDSKINSGYKLRFESAVEDQKYYVNDLEIPLTTEGLAAKTEGKGYIRYVRLNKI, encoded by the coding sequence ATGAAATCAATATTTAAAATAGCTCTTACTGGAGCACTTATCTGCCTACTATCTGTACAAGCTTCTGCACAGGCTTCAAAATACAAATGCATGCTTCAAATGTCTAACTATATGGGAGAAGGTGCCTATATAGTTGTTTCTCTTATCAATGCTAAAGGAGAGTATGAGAAAACACTTTATGTAATGGGAGACGATAAAAAATGGTACAACACTCTAAAAGAATGGAATAAATTTCATTCTAAAAAACCATCTGATAATATTAGTGCTAAAACTGGTGCCTCTGTAACTGGTGGTGACAGAAGCATTACTACAATAGAAATTGAAGATTCTAAAATCAATTCAGGATACAAATTAAGATTTGAAAGTGCTGTTGAAGATCAAAAATATTATGTAAATGATTTAGAAATTCCTCTTACAACTGAAGGGTTAGCTGCTAAAACTGAAGGTAAAGGATATATTCGTTACGTAAGATTAAATAAAATATAA
- a CDS encoding ankyrin repeat domain-containing protein, which produces MKKNIFISLALAATLFVSAQQKNTLLEQSFWKTSPDVTAVKAEIEKGSNPSQPNQSAFDPVVIAINNDAPNATIKFLLEQPGNPVNKMTHDNRIYLHWAAYRGNVELVEYLIAKGSDINLEDSKGTTPIAFAASNGQPNQALYETFFKAGIDPKKKYRDGANLLLMAVSNDKDLSLSAYFATKGMSLKDTDNEGNTAFNYAARSGNITILKKLLEKGVKFNDNALLIAAQGARRETTPFETYKYLVEEIKIKPTAVSKSGENVFHYLAGKPNQTEIVKYFLAKGVDANKADKDGNTPLMIAASAKDTAVLEQFLPVVKNINTQNLKGESALTFAVKSGTPETVEILLTKGADVTVKDKDGNNLGVYLVQSYRPQNGREAGPAKDPFEAKIKLLQDKGLNLSEPQKDGSTLYHVAITKNDLTLLKKLASLKIDVNAKNKDGLTALHKAAMVSKDDSILKYLMSIGAKKDIQTEFDESAYALAKENETLTKNNVSLEFLK; this is translated from the coding sequence ATGAAGAAGAATATTTTTATTTCTTTAGCATTAGCTGCTACTTTATTTGTTAGTGCTCAACAAAAAAACACGTTACTAGAACAATCTTTTTGGAAGACTTCACCAGATGTAACTGCTGTTAAAGCCGAAATAGAAAAAGGAAGCAACCCTTCTCAGCCTAATCAAAGTGCTTTTGACCCAGTTGTTATAGCTATTAATAATGATGCTCCAAATGCAACTATAAAATTCCTTTTAGAACAGCCAGGAAATCCAGTAAATAAAATGACGCATGATAACCGTATTTATTTACACTGGGCAGCTTACAGAGGAAATGTTGAACTTGTAGAATATCTTATTGCTAAAGGTTCTGATATTAATCTTGAAGATAGTAAAGGTACAACCCCAATTGCTTTCGCAGCTAGTAATGGACAACCTAATCAAGCTTTATACGAGACTTTTTTTAAAGCAGGAATTGACCCAAAGAAAAAATATAGAGACGGAGCTAACTTATTATTAATGGCAGTTTCTAATGATAAAGATTTAAGCCTTTCAGCTTATTTTGCAACTAAAGGAATGTCTTTAAAAGATACTGATAACGAAGGAAACACAGCGTTTAATTATGCTGCTAGATCTGGAAATATTACCATTTTAAAGAAGCTTTTAGAAAAAGGAGTTAAGTTTAATGATAATGCACTTCTTATAGCAGCGCAGGGAGCTCGTAGAGAGACAACTCCTTTTGAAACTTATAAATATTTAGTTGAAGAAATTAAAATAAAACCAACTGCAGTAAGTAAATCTGGGGAAAATGTTTTTCATTATTTAGCAGGTAAACCTAATCAAACTGAAATCGTAAAATATTTCCTAGCTAAAGGTGTAGATGCAAACAAAGCAGATAAAGATGGAAATACACCATTAATGATTGCTGCTTCGGCTAAGGATACTGCTGTTTTAGAACAATTCCTTCCAGTAGTAAAAAATATAAATACTCAAAACCTTAAAGGTGAATCTGCTTTAACATTTGCAGTGAAATCTGGAACTCCTGAAACTGTTGAAATTCTTTTAACTAAAGGAGCTGACGTTACGGTTAAAGATAAAGATGGAAATAATTTAGGGGTTTATTTGGTACAATCTTATCGTCCACAAAATGGTCGTGAAGCAGGTCCAGCAAAAGATCCTTTTGAAGCTAAAATAAAGTTACTTCAGGACAAAGGATTAAACTTATCTGAACCTCAAAAAGATGGAAGTACTTTATATCACGTTGCAATTACTAAAAATGATTTAACATTGCTAAAAAAATTAGCTTCTTTAAAGATTGATGTAAATGCAAAAAACAAAGATGGCTTAACTGCGCTACATAAAGCTGCAATGGTTTCTAAAGATGATTCTATCTTAAAATATCTAATGTCTATTGGTGCAAAAAAAGATATTCAAACTGAATTTGACGAAAGTGCCTACGCACTAGCAAAGGAAAATGAAACATTGACAAAAAATAACGTCTCTCTTGAATTTTTAAAATAA
- a CDS encoding FAD:protein FMN transferase gives MQTNRNSIKQLLFFLVLSCSFYTHAQAQVLRKRTTLLMGSRFDITIVANDSLTAEQNIDASIAEITRIENLISDWKSDSQVSEVNQNSGIRPVKVDREVFELTQRAIRLSEMTNGGFDVSFAAMDRIWKFDGSMTEMPSPESIKKSVEKVGYKNIILDSVQSTIFLKIKGMKIGFGALGEGYAADKCRDMMLAKGINAGIINGSGDMSTWGKQPNGAPWKIGITNPFNPEKLLAVVPLEQEAVTTSGSYEKFVVFNGKHYSHIINPATGYPATGLCSVTVFGPNAEMANGLSTSMMVLGKKEGLLFLKKFPNYSCLMITDKGKVIKSENFRLKKFKAKL, from the coding sequence ATGCAAACTAATAGAAACTCTATAAAGCAACTTTTATTTTTTTTAGTACTTAGCTGTAGCTTTTATACTCATGCGCAAGCTCAAGTTTTACGAAAAAGAACTACACTCCTCATGGGAAGCCGTTTTGACATTACAATTGTCGCAAACGATTCTCTGACTGCTGAACAAAATATTGATGCTTCTATTGCCGAAATTACTAGAATAGAAAATTTAATTTCAGATTGGAAATCAGATTCACAAGTTTCCGAAGTAAATCAAAATTCTGGAATTCGACCTGTTAAAGTAGATCGAGAAGTTTTTGAATTAACACAAAGAGCAATCCGTTTATCGGAAATGACAAATGGTGGATTTGATGTTAGTTTTGCCGCAATGGATAGAATCTGGAAATTTGACGGATCGATGACCGAAATGCCTTCTCCAGAAAGCATTAAAAAATCGGTAGAGAAAGTTGGCTATAAAAACATCATTTTAGACTCTGTACAATCTACTATATTTCTGAAGATAAAAGGAATGAAAATAGGATTTGGTGCACTTGGAGAAGGCTATGCGGCTGACAAATGCCGTGATATGATGCTAGCAAAAGGAATTAATGCTGGAATTATAAATGGTTCAGGGGATATGAGTACATGGGGGAAACAACCTAATGGTGCGCCTTGGAAAATTGGCATCACCAATCCGTTTAATCCTGAGAAACTCCTAGCTGTTGTACCTTTAGAACAAGAAGCTGTTACCACTTCTGGAAGCTATGAAAAATTTGTTGTTTTTAATGGTAAACACTATTCACACATTATAAATCCTGCAACAGGATATCCTGCAACTGGTTTATGTAGTGTAACTGTTTTTGGTCCTAATGCCGAAATGGCAAATGGTTTGAGCACTTCTATGATGGTACTAGGGAAAAAAGAGGGCTTATTATTCCTTAAAAAGTTTCCTAATTACAGCTGCCTGATGATTACTGATAAAGGAAAGGTTATAAAATCAGAAAACTTCCGTCTCAAAAAATTCAAGGCCAAATTATAG
- a CDS encoding ankyrin repeat domain-containing protein — protein MKNSIVYLGVALVAFVNVSLASNSVQKSFINDKAIVSSFDSAPLNTAIRKGDIETVKKFIEYGVDVNKISNELTPLMTAARYNQVEIIKILLSNGANIKAKNEKGFTALKYAELSNAKDAVALLKRD, from the coding sequence ATGAAAAATTCAATCGTTTATTTAGGAGTAGCTTTAGTAGCTTTTGTTAATGTTTCTTTAGCTTCAAATTCAGTTCAAAAATCATTTATTAATGACAAAGCTATTGTTTCATCTTTTGATTCAGCACCATTAAATACAGCTATAAGAAAAGGGGATATCGAAACAGTTAAAAAGTTTATTGAATATGGAGTAGATGTCAATAAAATATCAAATGAGTTGACTCCATTAATGACTGCAGCACGATATAATCAAGTTGAGATTATAAAAATTTTGTTATCAAATGGAGCAAATATTAAAGCAAAGAATGAAAAAGGTTTTACTGCATTAAAATATGCTGAGTTGTCTAATGCAAAAGATGCTGTTGCACTTTTAAAAAGAGACTAA
- a CDS encoding ankyrin repeat domain-containing protein: MKKSIIYLGVALVAFANVTLASGSNYKSFSNDMHISYDVSPLNDAICKGDLETVKKLIENGAKVNKFSGGLTPLMTAARYNKVEIIKFLLSKGANPYTTADNGYNALKFAEVSKAVDAVAILKEY, encoded by the coding sequence ATGAAAAAATCTATCATTTATTTAGGAGTAGCTTTAGTCGCTTTTGCAAATGTGACGTTAGCTTCAGGTTCAAATTATAAATCATTTAGTAACGATATGCACATCAGTTATGATGTAAGTCCATTAAATGATGCAATTTGTAAAGGGGATTTAGAAACAGTTAAAAAGCTTATTGAAAATGGGGCTAAGGTTAATAAGTTTTCAGGAGGACTTACCCCATTAATGACCGCAGCAAGATATAATAAAGTAGAGATTATTAAATTTTTGCTTTCAAAAGGAGCTAATCCTTATACTACAGCCGATAATGGTTACAATGCTTTAAAATTTGCTGAAGTTTCTAAAGCAGTAGATGCCGTAGCCATTTTAAAAGAATATTAA
- a CDS encoding DUF4294 domain-containing protein, producing MKFITYLFCFLLASFVGQAQIDKNNPQQMGYVLTEKDSILNDTIQLPEIIISKEKLDPEAQKQFLILQNRVYKTFPFARLASDRLVALNKGMARLSSNREKKKYFKIVEDYLNNEFEGKLKKLSRKQGQILVKLIHRQTGTTTFELVKTLKSGWKAFWANTTANVFDISLKKEYAPYEVNEDYLIETILIRAFESGRLQYQAPAHPVNYDDLSNYWQEKVKEQKTTK from the coding sequence ATGAAGTTTATAACCTATTTATTTTGCTTTCTCTTAGCGTCTTTTGTTGGTCAAGCCCAAATCGATAAAAATAATCCCCAACAAATGGGATATGTTTTGACCGAAAAGGATTCTATATTAAATGATACGATCCAGTTGCCTGAGATTATTATTTCAAAAGAAAAGCTAGATCCCGAAGCTCAAAAGCAATTTTTAATTCTTCAAAATAGAGTTTATAAAACATTTCCATTTGCTAGATTGGCTTCAGATAGGTTAGTAGCCCTTAATAAAGGAATGGCGCGTTTATCTTCAAACAGAGAGAAAAAGAAATATTTTAAAATTGTTGAGGACTACCTTAATAATGAATTTGAAGGAAAACTAAAGAAGTTATCTCGTAAACAAGGACAAATATTAGTAAAGCTTATTCATCGCCAAACTGGTACTACGACATTTGAGTTAGTAAAAACTTTAAAAAGTGGATGGAAAGCATTTTGGGCAAATACAACAGCTAATGTTTTTGATATAAGTTTAAAAAAAGAATATGCTCCTTATGAAGTGAATGAAGATTATTTAATAGAAACAATCCTAATTCGTGCTTTTGAGTCTGGTAGATTACAATATCAAGCGCCAGCACATCCAGTTAATTACGATGATCTTAGTAATTATTGGCAGGAAAAAGTTAAAGAGCAGAAGACTACAAAGTAG